The genomic segment ACAAATTTTCCCCTTAAAATGTTCCATATGTACAGTTAAGGCACCATATTTACTCGAGTCGGAGATTAAAAAAGTCTCTCAACTTAAAGCGCAGGGTCTTTACGTTTTCGACACTACTTAAAGATATAGAATCACTGTCCTGGCAACTTGGTGATGATATACTTTCATTATGTTCATCAAGAATCTCAAAATCCAGACGATCTTTACTACCAAACTCCAGAAAATAGTCAATATCATCATCTTCATGCCCCTCGTTAGAATCACAAGTATGGGATTGGACAAACATGTCAGCATCCTTCGCCCCATTCAATAACTCCAGTATCTGACCAAAACAAAAGTGTTTTCTTAGCAAGTAGGACACACTTAGAGATATACTATAAACATGTTATACAGTCAAGTCTGTAATAGCACGTACCTGGCTCATATTTGGACGAGCTCGAGCTGACTGAGAAATACAGAGCTTAGCTGCTAAAGCTATTCTCTTCATTTGAGCAGTTTCAATATTCCCTTTTAACTTCGGATCCACCAATGCCTTATAATCCTCTTTCTCTAACAATTTTTTTGCCTGGATACATTAGACATCAAGTCAATATAAGGATTTTATGTAACTTACTTTTAGTAAGTGAATTAAAAGAGCATGCAAAATAGAGAGGAAGTTCTTCATTCATACCCAGTTGACCAAGCTGTCTTGCCCTTTAGTAACCTTTTCAACAATTGGCCTTTTCCCAGATAATAGTTCAAGAAGGACAATACCAAAAGCATAAACATCAATCTTGTAACTGAGCCTTCCATACATGAAGTACTCTGGAGCCATGTAACCGAATGTCCCAGCCATATCAGTCTCTTCTGAATAAGCCAAATCTGCAGAACCCCTTGTAGCCAAACCAAAATCTGACAACTAGAATACAAAAAAATTTAGGAGGGATGCATTAGTTGGTAGCTAGCTACACAAAATACAAAACCCATTATGATTTTTATGGTGATAAGTTGTATACCTTTGGCTGAAGATCATTGGTGAGAAGAATGTTAGATAGCTTTATATCTCTGTGAATAATAGGCTGTGGAGAATTATTGTGCAAGTAGTTTAGAGCCTCAGCCACTGCAATAGCCACATTGAATCTCAATTCCCATGACACAATTGATTTACCACTACTGTCACCTGCATAAATCAAAATCCAGACAGTTAAATAATTTGatgcgattttttttattttttgttttgttaacaCAATACAAATCCAGTGATCAGAGCAGAACTTTACCATGCAAGTAATTTTCCAAGTTTCCCATGGGGTAATAGTCATAGACTGATATAAGAAGGTCATGCTCCAAACATATACCAATAAGAGGAGCAATGCTTTTGTGGTCTAATAAGGTGACTATGTTTACTTCCAATGAAAAATCAGCCCAAGCTTCATTGTAAGGCTTCAAAACCTTTATTGCCACTGATTTATCACCTTGAAGATGCCCTCTGTATACACTGCTACACCCTCCTTCTCCAATAAGATTTTCTGCTTGAACAAATCAAATCATTTCTTATGATCTaataaaaaacttataactttttcttttttctataaCAAAAAACAGATAACATAAATTTGTTAGTTACCTGAGGAAAATGAAGAAGTTGCAACCTTCAACTCTTCATATTTGAATATCCTGCAATCCAATGACTTTGCTGTACCGAGAAGCTCCAACTCATTGACTGCCTTTCTTGATGATAGTACTATCAAATCTTTCTTTTTCGCAGTTTCGAATTCTGTAGAATTAGAATCTAAACTTGTTGTAGGAACTGGTATTAGAAGAAGAGGCCAACCTGGTCTTGATTTTACTGATTTTTCATTGGCTTCCTTGTCTTTGATGGTACAATAATCAACTTCAGACCTATTAGGGAGACTCATCACCCACTGAATCACAGGTATGTTATTCTTCTTCTTATCTCTTTGTTTAAAAGAAAGATATCTCAAAACAGCTTTCTTATTCTTGTGACCAGctcttgatgatgatgatgatgatgatgataagtCGTTAAATTGTttcaactttgatttttcaacCTTATTCAACTCTGATTCTGAGCCATCTCTTAAGCTATCACTATGAAGAGAAGAACACCTTTTGAGTAAAACTTTTCCTTTATAATCAGCAAGAAGAATAATAGTAGATGGATATTCGTTGTTGTCTCCTCTAATAGATGATCCCCAGCTGTTGAAATTTGACTCATAActttagaaaaataaacaaaaaaagtcATAAACTAAATGCAACTAAAAAAcgaaatatattaaatataataaattctTATTCTTACCCAAGAGTTTGCTTTTGGTTTGTTATCTTAGTAACCGCCATGGTTGAACAATCCTTGGCCTCCACCATCTTTCTTTGTAAGATCGAATCCTTCTGAAACCAAGTTCTGAAACTTTTacctctcatatatatatatatatcaatataaatGGAAAAGAACTAAACCTTGATTATCAACCGAAAATAAGCTTGATTTTGGATGATGGTATGTTAGCTCTGGAAAAATCAGAGAATATTTATGAAAACATAATTGGATATTGAATCTTTCTTAAACAAATTCAAGCCCCCCCCCCTAAAAAAATTCACTATTACTGGTCAGATAAAAAAATACCCAAGTCAACAGGTTTGACTCTCAATATTGAAGATAACTTGTTCTTTGTGTTATCAAACTTTTTTGGCGATTTGACcattttaatcatataatataattgaTTCTTTTAAGCTAAGATTTCTAGTTTAGGATACTCTTTTGCGTATAGAAGTTGAACTATAGTATTATATacgatatgaattgatatgttttcATCATATTAAACTCGTTTCTAATTTGAAATACCTAATTGTAAGATTACAAGTGAAGAAGACaacattttaaatattaaaataaagacAAATAAATGCATATGAAttcgttattattattattatttctttttgaTGGGAAgttgattattaattaatttattgaaatttaattaaagacGCCTCGTTGAGCCTAAATTATAAGGATTTAGCACTAATCCTAACGTACCCCATACCCCACGATAAACAAAATGACAATACTCATGTGTTTGATATGGTTATATATTATGTGGGCGGCTGTGAGtattttaattctattttttttaatagcaaTGTTTATTGTGGTTATAAAAATTGTCAGAAATTTGGAATAGTTTAGGGTGtcgaaatttttttttaaattaattacttttacatgggtataaataaaataagtacGTAAGCgtataataaattatttagatTTTGTTTTCGGTATTGTATATTATTCTAAATTTCTGTCGTATAAAAAAGACTCATATATATTATATGAGTAATGATATATGCACTCAAAATATACACCtaaatattatatatagtgaCATGACATGGCATTACTTTTTAAAATAGTGAATCTTAGtttcaaccaatcatatttatctAAACTCAgacccattgttttaaaaagcagCGCCACATCACTATATGTAAAGTTTGGGTGCATATATCATTACTCATAGAGAAATTATAGTAAGTAACACAAAACAATGACATCAAGAAACTAATGTccttattttaaaaattgtagaGAAATTACCATTTTACGTTGTTCATTACTTAAATTGATTTTttctatcatttatttatttatttaggagccTATAACTTTattatagtggtatatgtatattagttttgtttaattagtttttattttaaagttatattaattttttaagttttttatgagTTGATgctatattattttccaacttgtgtatatattttttgtgatatgatatatcattttttttatgatatttagtttctatcttattataaataatgataatatataattttgtattatagtatatacattttgttAACATATAATTTAATGGCACTACATATAATTTTGTTAACATGATATATACCTTTTtcagtaataattttgtaagttttcttGGTATCTTATTTTTTAACTCGGTCTATTtattttgtggtatgatatatcattcaacaactcataaaaaacgaaaaaaaatcaaaataattttaaaataaaaattaatatacatatactataatattaaaacattaaaataaaataataatttattaaatgacatatttgataatatataatattaaaaagataattaaactattttattacaaaattaaaaaactacACATTTATTTACTTTCACGTACACCCTTACTCATATTATATATGTGTGACATTCTTTAacgtaaaaaataaattaaattgaaaATTGACACGGATCTTCTTTGTTTTTTCATTTGGAAAGTTTGACCCActgattttaatttattaaaaatattatctaTTTATATTTATCTCGCTTGATAACTCACCAAACCTTCGATTCGAAAACAAACCAATGTACACCTAATACGACTAATAATTCATCGCTAGTCAAACTTTATATTTCATGGTCTACAATAAATTATACCTAATATCATCATTCTTATTAACATAATCTGATTTAACAAGAAATTGGAAACGGAAGAATTTAAGTAGTGTTTGAGTGATGTTATAATATATAGGGAGAATCCTACTTTGATATTTGTGTTTTACACAATTATTCATTTTATTCCAgtattttgttaaattatatttaaGATCTTATATTTTACAAAACGGATAAAAATAGTACCATTGACCCGAttttattcaaaataattttaaataaaagatCAATTGTTGGGTGTTCAACGATGCGATGTGTTAAGAGAAAGATAAAAAGTAGTCGAAGAGCATAAAAAGAAAGATTATATTAGAAATT from the Humulus lupulus chromosome X, drHumLupu1.1, whole genome shotgun sequence genome contains:
- the LOC133804305 gene encoding PTI1-like tyrosine-protein kinase 2 isoform X3, yielding MVEAKDCSTMAVTKITNQKQTLGYESNFNSWGSSIRGDNNEYPSTIILLADYKGKVLLKRCSSLHSDSLRDGSESELNKVEKSKLKQFNDLSSSSSSSSRAGHKNKKAVLRYLSFKQRDKKKNNIPVIQWVMSLPNRSEVDYCTIKDKEANEKSVKSRPGWPLLLIPVPTTSLDSNSTEFETAKKKDLIVLSSRKAVNELELLGTAKSLDCRIFKYEELKVATSSFSSENLIGEGGCSSVYRGHLQGDKSVAIKVLKPYNEAWADFSLEVNIVTLLDHKSIAPLIGICLEHDLLISVYDYYPMGNLENYLHGDSSGKSIVSWELRFNVAIAVAEALNYLHNNSPQPIIHRDIKLSNILLTNDLQPKLSDFGLATRGSADLAYSEETDMAGTFGYMAPEYFMYGRLSYKIDVYAFGIVLLELLSGKRPIVEKVTKGQDSLVNWAKKLLEKEDYKALVDPKLKGNIETAQMKRIALAAKLCISQSARARPNMSQILELLNGAKDADMFVQSHTCDSNEGHEDDDIDYFLEFGSKDRLDFEILDEHNESISSPSCQDSDSISLSSVENVKTLRFKLRDFFNLRLE
- the LOC133804305 gene encoding PTI1-like tyrosine-protein kinase 2 isoform X2, translating into MRGKSFRTWFQKDSILQRKMVEAKDCSTMAVTKITNQKQTLGWGSSIRGDNNEYPSTIILLADYKGKVLLKRCSSLHSDSLRDGSESELNKVEKSKLKQFNDLSSSSSSSSRAGHKNKKAVLRYLSFKQRDKKKNNIPVIQWVMSLPNRSEVDYCTIKDKEANEKSVKSRPGWPLLLIPVPTTSLDSNSTEFETAKKKDLIVLSSRKAVNELELLGTAKSLDCRIFKYEELKVATSSFSSENLIGEGGCSSVYRGHLQGDKSVAIKVLKPYNEAWADFSLEVNIVTLLDHKSIAPLIGICLEHDLLISVYDYYPMGNLENYLHGDSSGKSIVSWELRFNVAIAVAEALNYLHNNSPQPIIHRDIKLSNILLTNDLQPKLSDFGLATRGSADLAYSEETDMAGTFGYMAPEYFMYGRLSYKIDVYAFGIVLLELLSGKRPIVEKVTKGQDSLVNWAKKLLEKEDYKALVDPKLKGNIETAQMKRIALAAKLCISQSARARPNMSQILELLNGAKDADMFVQSHTCDSNEGHEDDDIDYFLEFGSKDRLDFEILDEHNESISSPSCQDSDSISLSSVENVKTLRFKLRDFFNLRLE
- the LOC133804305 gene encoding PTI1-like tyrosine-protein kinase 2 isoform X1, with the protein product MRGKSFRTWFQKDSILQRKMVEAKDCSTMAVTKITNQKQTLGYESNFNSWGSSIRGDNNEYPSTIILLADYKGKVLLKRCSSLHSDSLRDGSESELNKVEKSKLKQFNDLSSSSSSSSRAGHKNKKAVLRYLSFKQRDKKKNNIPVIQWVMSLPNRSEVDYCTIKDKEANEKSVKSRPGWPLLLIPVPTTSLDSNSTEFETAKKKDLIVLSSRKAVNELELLGTAKSLDCRIFKYEELKVATSSFSSENLIGEGGCSSVYRGHLQGDKSVAIKVLKPYNEAWADFSLEVNIVTLLDHKSIAPLIGICLEHDLLISVYDYYPMGNLENYLHGDSSGKSIVSWELRFNVAIAVAEALNYLHNNSPQPIIHRDIKLSNILLTNDLQPKLSDFGLATRGSADLAYSEETDMAGTFGYMAPEYFMYGRLSYKIDVYAFGIVLLELLSGKRPIVEKVTKGQDSLVNWAKKLLEKEDYKALVDPKLKGNIETAQMKRIALAAKLCISQSARARPNMSQILELLNGAKDADMFVQSHTCDSNEGHEDDDIDYFLEFGSKDRLDFEILDEHNESISSPSCQDSDSISLSSVENVKTLRFKLRDFFNLRLE